In Acropora muricata isolate sample 2 chromosome 11, ASM3666990v1, whole genome shotgun sequence, one DNA window encodes the following:
- the LOC136889842 gene encoding protein toll-like, protein MGTGTILIAIFALYATKTSGQHTKRFLDCEKSHCVLIKPSMSIFEAKNQTVPIQRILCQIKMNQTGSKCVVDINAVLTAVQTSQDTMLYFMATCLTPVNITFHNSQNATKKNVISYLDLRGHCSISTSDMSKWGNATDFRVFNMLDNAVLLNDNSVQMSNWPIPGLENIGSLIFSKVKHKKISEIFKKYSWPRMAEIFFANLQLTSIPKELKTTMPLLQSLEVSNNNLTKPPDFPWCNNTLNLPRGLSRKPTFNDHYEVGTIVSPKIYRRFFDLSFNMIEDLSAHEFHGLLNKLNLKGNRLKSIGRDSFRRLKGVQMIDLSHNNLQHLPSQLFRQLKDLLQLKLNSNQISNIPKAIFKSQKQIKRIDLDHNKVTFIPKGLFSELNKMEVLHLENNQIITIDEEAFAIDSSLLREIHLQNNKITRVPQSLLLLRHARHIDLSFNRLTFQDLDKTIAELDVSTFAYQHQETASSPQFRLPESVNQMNFAHNHFTTIDIAGMSQSRQKMFELFLRVYEIDMTGNPLLCDGKLLGFVRWLRHWMQNNTGLRVVRPKQFSTWKCAAPVEIKDKPILSVAENQFISNRNLSDCPKECTCHVRSLHGTVIVDCKKKDLLTMPRSVPDGQTELFLQSNKIEEIPTYSYLENVTALYLSHNNIERLNEKTIDRLKRIEILFIDSNKLTTLPRNIENVSFTKISLQHNFLRCDCKTKWIKHWLLRQEAHIENIENILCHSDHVKGKAISRLPDEEFVCPGPGKSEHQAESPAFKITAYTLGGLLFVLLVAFAVGYKFRGEVKVFMYTHFNWHPFDRINDFDPNKIYDAFISFSGSDYEWISNTLCARLENHDPPYKLCLHHRDFLVGAPIQQNIFNGIEKSKRMIMILSKNFVKSEWCLLEFRAAHQKVLEDRINYLIIILFDDVDMAEVDDEIKLYMRTNTYLSVKNKWFWEKLFYALPQNSKRETEAKDCHRCAHVNSTAEGDNNLSSERAQV, encoded by the coding sequence ATGGGGACTGGCACGATTTTGATCGCAATTTTTGCCCTCTACGCCACGAAAACGTCCGGACAACACACAAAGCGGTTCCTTGATTGCGAAAAGTCTCACTGCGTGTTGATAAAACCTTCAATGTCCATTTTCGAGGCAAAGAACCAGACTGTACCAATTCAAAGAATACTATGTCAAATAAAGATGAACCAGACCGGAAGCAAATGCGTGGTTGATATTAACGCAGTTTTAACCGCAGTGCAAACTTCGCAAGATACAATGTTGTATTTTATGGCGACGTGTTTGACTCCGGTGAATATTACCTTTCACAACTCTCAAAACGCCACCAAGAAAAACGTCATTTCTTACTTGGATTTACGAGGCCACTGCAGCATTTCAACGAGCGATATGTCAAAGTGGGGAAACGCAACGGATTTCCGAGTGTTTAATATGCTGGACAACGCTGTTCTTCTCAATGACAACAGTGTGCAAATGAGCAACTGGCCAATCCCAGGATTAGAAAACATTGGTTCTCTTATATTTTCCAAGGTCAAACACAAGAAAATTTCcgaaatattcaagaaatattcTTGGCCCAGGATGGCAGAGATCTTTTTCGCTAACTTACAACTAACGTCGATTCCCAAAGAACTAAAGACTACTATGCCTTTGCTTCAATCACTTGAAGTTTCTAACAACAACTTAACAAAGCCACCCGATTTTCCCTGGTGTAACAACACGCTTAATCTTCCTCGCGGACTCAGCAGAAAGCCGACTTTTAATGACCATTACGAAGTCGGCACGATCGTGTCCCCCAAGATCTATCGACGATTTTTCGACCTGTCCTTTAACATGATAGAAGATTTATCGGCACATGAGTTTCACGGACTTCTGAACAAACTTAACCTCAAAGGAAACAGGTTGAAGTCGATTGGACGAGACTCTTTCCGCAGATTGAAAGGGGTTCAAATGATCGATCTAAGCCATAACAATTTACAACACTTACCATCGCAGCTGTTTCGTCAGCTCAAAGATTTGCTACAACTTAAGCTCAATTCTAACCAAATTTCAAACATTCCAAAGGCGATCTTTAAGAGTCAAAAGCAAATCAAAAGAATTGACTTAGATCACAACAAAGTAACGTTTATTCCAAAGGGCTTATTTAGTGAGCTTAACAAGATGGAAGTTCTCCATTTAGAAAACAACCAAATCATCACAATTGACGAAGAAGCTTTTGCAATTGATTCAAGTTTACTACGTGAGATACAccttcaaaataacaaaattaccCGTGTACCTCAATCGCTACTCTTGCTACGCCATGCAAGACACATTGATTTGTCTTTCAACCGTTTGACATTTCAAGATCTTGACAAGACGATAGCGGAATTGGACGTAAGCACGTTTGCTTACCAACACCAAGAAACTGCAAGTTCACCTCAGTTCAGACTGCCAGAAAGCGTAAATCAGATGAACTTTGCACACAATCATTTCACCACCATCGACATCGCAGGAATGAGCCAATCCAGGCAAAAAATGTTCGAACTCTTTCTGAGGGTTTACGAAATCGACATGACGGGGAATCCCCTTTTGTGCGATGGCAAACTCCTGGGTTTTGTTCGCTGGCTGAGGCACTGGATGCAAAATAACACAGGTTTACGAGTTGTTAGGCCAAAGCAGTTTTCAACCTGGAAGTGCGCTGCTCCGGTGGAAATCAAAGACAAACCTATCTTGTCGGTGGCTGAGAATCAATTCATATCTAACAGAAACCTAAGCGACTGTCCAAAAGAATGCACGTGCCACGTTCGTTCCCTGCACGGAACCGTTATCGTTGACTGCAAAAAAAAGGACCTCCTCACAATGCCTCGCTCAGTTCCAGACGGTCAAACTGAACTGTTCTTACAAAGCAACAAGATCGAGGAGATTCCAACCTATAGTTACTTAGAAAATGTCACGGCACTGTATTTGAGTCACAACAACATTGAACGACTGAACGAAAAGACAATCGACAGGCTGAAGCGAATTGAGATATTGTTCATCGACTCGAACAAACTCACTACATTACCACGAAACATTGAAAATGTAAGCTTCACCAAGATCTCCCTTCAACACAATTTCCTTCGATGcgactgcaaaacaaaatggataaAACACTGGTTGTTGCGACAAGAAGCTCACATCGAGAACATTGAAAATATTCTGTGCCACTCCGACCACGTGAAAGGAAAAGCCATCTCTCGCCTACCAGATGAAGAGTTCGTTTGTCCCGGACCAGGCAAAAGCGAGCACCAAGCCGAGTCACCTGCTTTTAAAATAACCGCCTACACTCTTGGTGGCTTGCTTTTTGTGTTGTTGGTCGCTTTTGCAGTAGGGTACAAATTTCGCGGTGAAGTTAAAGTCTTTATGTACACTCATTTCAATTGGCACCCATTTGATCGAATCAACGATTTCGACCCAAACAAGATTTACGACGCCTTCATCTCGTTCAGCGGTAGCGACTATGAGTGGATCTCCAATACGCTGTGTGCAAGACTAGAAAATCACGACCCACCCTACAAACTCTGTCTCCATCACCGTGATTTCTTGGTGGGTGCACCCATACAGCAAAACATTTTCAACGGCATAGAGAAGAGCAAACGAATGATTATGATACTTTCCAAAAATTTCGTCAAAAGCGAGTGGTGTTTGCTTGAATTTCGTGCCGCACACCAGAAAGTTCTGGAAGATCGAATCAATTATTTGATAATCATCCTGTTCGATGACGTCGACATGGCCGAAGTCGATGACGAAATAAAACTGTACATGCGCACAAACACCTACCTCAGCGTAAAGAACAAGTGGTTTTGGGAAAAGCTCTTTTACGCCCTCCCACAGAATTCAAAGAGAGAAACCGAGGCGAAGGATTGTCACCGATGCGCTCACGTAAATTCAACGGCGGAAGGAGACAACAATCTGTCGAGTGAAAGAGCACAAGTATGA
- the LOC136889848 gene encoding leucine-rich repeat-containing protein 15-like: MWTDTIFIVFLICAMKTSGLETKRFVDCKKSQCVLRKPQISNLQSKSKTLKIQEVQCYIQTNQRRSKCVVDIHALLTAVQTSQDTMLYFNATCLTPVNITFKNSQNATKKNVISYLDLRGHCSISTSDMSKWGNATDFRVFRMMNNAVLVNDNSVQMSNRPIPGLENIGGLKVYYAKHKKIPDIFKKYPWPSMAEIAFVDLQLTSIPTELKTTMPFLQSIDLSHNNLTKPPDFPWYNDTLNLPRGLRRKTTYGFYYEVRKIVSPTIYPRFFDLSFNMIEDLWAHEFRRRLNVLNLKGNRLKSIGRNCFRSLKGVQMIDLSHNNLQHLPSQLFRQLNDLLLLRLNFNQISNIPKELFKSQSQVKRIDLDHNKVTSIPKGLFSELNKMEVLHLENNHITAIDDEAFATDSSSLLEIHLQNNKFTRAPISLLLLRQARHIDLSFNRLTFQDLDKTIAEVDDKFVYQFLNTHFPLGQSVIQISFAHNHFTTIDIEGMNQTRRIRFEYFLRVYEINMTGNPLLCDGKLLGFVRWLKEWMKNNTGLRVVRPQQFSTWKCAAPMAIKDKPILSLREDQFISNRNLSNCPKECTCYVRSIDGTVIVDCKENDLVTMPRSVPEG, from the coding sequence ATGTGGACTGACACGATTTTCATCGTATTTCTCATCTGCGCCATGAAAACTTCCGGACTAGAAACAAAGCGGTTCGTTGATTGCAAAAAGTCTCAATGCGTGTTGAGGAAACCTCAAATATCCAATTTACAGTCAAAGAGCAAGACACTAAAAATACAAGAAGTACAATGTTACATACAGACGAACCAGCGTCGAAGTAAATGCGTGGTTGATATTCACGCACTTTTAACCGCAGTGCAAACTTCGCAAGATACAAtgttgtattttaatgcgacgTGCTTGACTCCGGTGAATATTACCTTTAAAAACTCCCAAAACGCCACCAAGAAAAACGTCATTTCTTACTTGGATTTACGAGGCCACTGCAGCATTTCAACGAGCGATATGTCAAAGTGGGGAAACGCAACGGATTTCCGAGTGTTTCGCATGATGAATAACGCTGTTCTTGTCAATGACAACAGTGTGCAAATGAGCAACAGGCCAATCCCAGGATTAGAAAACATTGGTGGCCTGAAGGTTTACTACGCCAAACACAAGAAAATTCCCGACATATTCAAGAAATATCCATGGCCCAGCATGGCAGAGATCGCTTTCGTTGACTTGCAACTAACGTCGATTCCTACGGAACTTAAGACTACTATGCCTTTCCTTCAATCAATTGACCTTTCTCACAACAACTTAACAAAGCCACCAGATTTTCCGTGGTATAACGACACGCTTAATCTTCCTCGGGGACTAAGAAGGAAAACGACTTATGGTTTCTATTACGAAGTCCGCAAGATTGTGTCTCCCACGATTTACCCACGATTTTTCGACCTGTCCTTCAACATGATAGAAGATTTATGGGCCCATGAATTTCGCCGACGTCTAAACGTTCTTAACCTCAAAGGAAACAGGTTGAAGTCGATTGGACGAAATTGTTTCCGCAGCTTGAAAGGGGTTCAAATGATCGATCTAAGCCATAACAATTTACAACACTTACCATCGCAGCTGTTTCGTCAGCTCAACGATTTGCTGCTACTTAGGCTCAATTTTAATCAAATTTCAAACATTCCAAAGGAACTCTTTAAGAGTCAAAGCCAAGTCAAACGAATTGACTTAGATCACAACAAAGTAACGTCCATTCCAAAGGGCTTATTTAGTGAGCTTAACAAGATGGAAGTTCTGCATTTAGAAAATAACCACATCACCGCAATTGACGACGAAGCTTTCGCGACTGATTCAAGTTCACTACTTGAGATACACcttcaaaataacaaatttaCCCGTGCACCTATCTCGCTACTTTTGCTACGCCAAGCAAGACACATTGATTTGTCTTTCAACCGTTTGACATTTCAAGATCTTGACAAGACGATAGCGGAAGTGGACGACAAGTTTGTTTACCAATTCCTTAACACTCATTTCCCCCTGGGACAAAGCGTAATTCAGATAAGCTTTGCACACAATCATTTCACCACAATCGACATCGAAGGAATGAATCAAACCAGGCGAATCAGGTTCGAATACTTTCTAAGGGTTTACGAAATCAACATGACAGGGAATCCCCTTTTATGCGATGGCAAACTCCTGGGTTTTGTTCGCTGGCTGAAGGAGTGGATGAAAAATAACACAGGTTTGCGAGTTGTCAGACCCCAGCAGTTTTCAACCTGGAAGTGCGCTGCTCCCATGGCAATCAAGGACAAACCTATCCTGTCATTGCGTGAAGATCAATTTATATCTAACAGAAATCTCAGCAACTGTCCAAAAGAATGCACCTGCTACGTTCGTTCCATTGACGGAACCGTCATCGTTGACTGCAAAGAAAACGACCTCGTCACCATGCCCCGCTCAGTTCCAGAAGGTTAA
- the LOC136889845 gene encoding protein toll-like: MWTDTILITLLLYAMTTSGQETKRFVDCEKSHCVLREPQMTILQSKNQTLKVQQIHCYIQTKQIGSKCAVDIHAVLTAVQTSQDTMLYFMATCLNPVNITFKNSQNATKKNVISYLDLRGHCSISTSDMSKWGNATDFRVFRIMNNDVLVNDNSVQLSNKSIPGLENISTLNLYKAQTKKIPEIFKKYSWPSMAEIAFVDLQLTSIPTELKTTMPLLQSIILSHNNLTKPPDFPWYNDTLNLPRGLRRNTFYDFYYEDRKIVPPTIYPRYLDLSFNMIEDLSAHEFRGRLNFLYLKGNRLKSIGRHCFRSLKGVQMIDLSHNNLQHLPSQLFCQLKDLLQLRLNFNQISNIPKELFKSQKQIKRIDLDHNKIKSIPKGLFSELNNMEILHLQNNHITAIDEEAFATDSSSLSEIHLQNNKFTRVPISLLLLRQARHIDLSFNRLTFQDLDKTIAEVDDKFVSQFHDTHFLLRKRVTLIQISLAHNHFTTIDIEGMNQTRRIRFEYFLRVYEINMTGNPLLCDGKILGFVRWLKQWMQNNTRLRIVRPQQFSTWKCAAPMAIKDKPILSLREDQFRSNRNLSNCPKECTCYVRSMDETVIVDCKEKDFVAMPRSLPDGQTELFLQSNNIREIPSYGYLENVTSLYLSHNQIERLDEKTIDRLKRIQVLFIDSNKLTTLPRNIENVSFTKISLHHNFFRCDCKTKWMKQWLLREEAHVDNIENILCHSDHLQGKAISRLPDEEFVCLEGKNDKSQNLAEPPAFEITAYTLGGLLFVSLVAFAVGYKFRGEVKVFMYTHFNWHPFDRINDLDPNKPYDAFISFSGNDYEWISNTLCLRLENHDPPYKLCLHHRDFLVGAPIQQNIFDGIERSKRMIMILSKHFVRSEWCLLEFRAAHQKVLEDRINYLIIILFDDVDMAEVDDEIKLYMRTNTYLSVLRKIVA; this comes from the coding sequence ATGTGGACTGACACGATTTTGATCACATTGCTCCTCTACGCCATGACAACTTCCGGACAAGAAACAAAGCGGTTCGTTGATTGCGAAAAGTCTCACTGCGTGTTGAGGGAACCTCAAATGACCATTTTACAGTCAAAGAACCAGACACTAAAAGTACAACAAATACATTGTTACATACAGACGAAACAAATTGGAAGTAAATGCGCGGTTGATATTCACGCAGTTTTAACCGCAGTGCAAACTTCGCAAGATACAATGTTGTATTTTATGGCGACGTGTTTGAATCCGGTGAATATTACCTTTAAAAACTCCCAAAACGCCACAAAGAAAAATGTCATTTCTTACTTGGATTTACGAGGCCACTGCAGCATTTCAACGAGCGATATGTCAAAGTGGGGAAACGCAACGGATTTCCGAGTGTTTCGCATAATGAATAACGATGTTCTTGTCAACGACAATAGTGTACAATTGAGCAACAAGTCAATCCCAGGATTGGAAAACATTAGTACACTGAATCTTTACAAGGCTCAAACCAAGAAAATTCCCGAAATATTCAAGAAGTATTCATGGCCCAGCATGGCAGAGATCGCTTTCGTTGACTTGCAACTAACGTCGATTCCTACAGAACTTAAGACTACTATGCCTTTGCTCCAATCAATTATACTTTCTCACAACAACTTAACAAAGCCACCAGATTTTCCGTGGTATAACGACACGCTTAATCTTCCTCGGGGACTAAGAAGGAACACGTTTTATGATTTCTATTATGAAGACCGCAAGATTGTGCCTCCCACCATTTACCCACGATATCTCGACCTCTCCTTTAACATGATAGAAGATTTATCGGCACATGAATTTCGCGGACGTCTGAACTTCCTTTACCTCAAAGGAAACAGGTTGAAGTCGATTGGACGACATTGTTTCCGCAGCTTGAAAGGGGTTCAAATGATCGATCTAAGCCATAACAATTTACAACACTTACCATCGCAGCTGTTTTGTCAGCTCAAAGATTTGCTGCAACTTAGGCTCAATTTTAACCAAATCTCAAACATTCCAAAGGAGCTCTTTAAGAGTCAAAAGCAAATCAAAAGAATTGACCTAGATCACAACAAAATAAAGTCTATTCCAAAGGGCTTATTTAGTGAGCTTAACAACATGGAAATTCTGCATTTACAAAATAACCACATCACCGCAATTGACGAGGAAGCTTTCGCAACTGATTCAAGTTCACTAAGTGAGATACACcttcaaaataacaaatttaCCCGTGTACCTATCTCGCTACTCTTGCTACGCCAAGCAAGACACATTGATTTGTCTTTCAACCGTTTGACATTTCAAGATCTTGACAAGACGATAGCGGAAGTGGACGACAAGTTTGTTTCCCAATTCCATGACACTCATTTCCTCCTGCGAAAACGCGTCACGCTAATTCAGATAAGCTTAGCACACAATCATTTCACCACAATCGACATCGAAGGAATGAATCAAACCAGACGAATCAGGTTCGAATACTTTCTAAGGGTTTACGAAATCAACATGACAGGGAATCCCCTTTTGTGCGACGGCAAAATCCTGGGTTTTGTTCGCTGGCTGAAGCAGTGGATGCAAAATAACACACGTTTGCGAATTGTCAGACCCCAGCAGTTTTCAACCTGGAAGTGCGCTGCTCCGATGGCAATCAAAGACAAACCTATCCTGTCATTGCGTGAGGATCAATTTAGATCTAACAGAAATCTAAGCAACTGTCCAAAAGAATGCACCTGCTACGTTCGTTCCATGGACGAAACCGTCATCGTTGACTGCAAAGAAAAGGACTTCGTCGCCATGCCCCGCTCACTTCCAGACGGTCAAACCGAACTGTTCTTACAAAGCAACAACATCCGGGAGATTCCAAGCTATGGTTACTTAGAAAATGTCACATCACTCTATTTGAGTCACAATCAGATTGAACGACTGGACGAAAAGACAATCGACAGGCTCAAGCGAATTCAGGTATTGTTCATCGACTCGAACAAACTGACTACATTACCACGAAACATTGAAAATGTAAGCTTCACCAAGATTTCCctgcaccacaatttctttcgatgcgactgcaaaacaaaatggatgaaacAATGGTTGCTCCGAGAAGAAGCTCACGTCGACAACATTGAAAATATCCTCTGCCACTCCGACCACCTGCAAGGTAAAGCCATCTCTCGCCTACCAGATGAAGAGTTTGTTTGCCTCGAAGGAAAGAACGACAAAAGTCAGAACCTAGCAGAGCCACCCGCATTTGAAATAACCGCCTACACTCTTGGTGGCTTGCTTTTTGTGTCCTTGGTCGCTTTTGCAGTAGGGTACAAATTTCGCGGTGAAGTTAAAGTATTTATGTACACTCATTTCAATTGGCACCCATTTGATCGAATCAACGATTTGGACCCAAACAAGCCTTACGACGCCTTCATCTCGTTCAGCGGTAACGATTATGAGTGGATCTCCAATACGCTTTGTTTAAGACTAGAAAATCACGACCCACCTTACAAACTCTGCCTCCATCACCGTGATTTCCTAGTGGGTGCACCCATACAGCAGAACATTTTCGACGGCATAGAGAGGAGCAAACGAATGATTATGATACTTTCCAAACATTTTGTCAGAAGCGAGTGGTGTTTGCTTGAATTTCGTGCCGCACACCAGAAAGTTCTGGAAGATCGAATCAATTATTTGATAATCATCCTGTTCGATGACGTCGACATGGCCGAAGTCGATGACGAAATAAAACTGTACATGCGCACAAACACCTATCTCAGcgtgttacgaaaaatcgttgcgtga
- the LOC136890560 gene encoding protein toll-like yields the protein FLQSNNIREIPSYGYLENVTALYLSHNNIERLDEKTIDRLKRIEILLIDSNKLTTLPRNIENVSFTKISVQHNFFRCDCKTKWMKQWLLREEAHVDNIENILCHSDHVQGKAISRLPDEEFVCLVGENDKSGNPVESPAFKITAYTLGGLLFVFLVAFVVGYKFRGEVKVFMYTHFNWHPFDRINDSDPNKIYDAFISFSGIDYEWISNTLCVRLENHDPPYKLCLHHRDFLVGAPIQQNIFDGVERSKRMIMILSKHFVKSEWCLLEFRAAHQKVLEDRINYLIIILFDDVDMAEVDDEIKLYMRTNTYLSVKNKWFWEKLFYALPQNLNRETDVKDSHRSAHVNSTADEDNDLSSERAQV from the coding sequence TTCTTACAAAGCAACAACATCCGGGAGATTCCAAGCTATGGTTACCTAGAAAATGTCACAGCACTGTATTTGAGCCACAACAACATTGAGCGACTGGACGAAAAGACAATCGACAGGCTTAAGCGAATTGAGATATTGTTAATCGACTCGAACAAACTGACTACATTACCACGAAACATTGAAAATGTAAGCTTCACCAAGATTTCCGTTCAACACAATTTCTTTCGATGcgactgcaaaacaaaatggatgaaacAATGGTTGCTCCGAGAAGAAGCTCACGTCGACAACATTGAAAATATCCTCTGCCACTCCGACCACGTGCAAGGAAAAGCCATCTCTCGCCTACCAGATGAAGAGTTCGTTTGCCTCGTAGGAGAGAACGACAAAAGCGGAAACCCAGTCGAATCACCGGCTTTTAAAATAACCGCCTACACTCTTGGTGGCTTGCTTTTTGTGTTCTTGGTCGCTTTTGTAGTAGGGTACAAATTTCGCGGTGAAGTTAAAGTCTTTATGTACACTCATTTCAATTGGCACCCATTTGATCGAATCAACGATTCGGACCCAAACAAGATTTACGACGCCTTCATCTCGTTCAGCGGTATCGACTATGAGTGGATCTCCAATACGCTGTGTGTAAGACTAGAAAATCACGACCCACCCTACAAACTCTGCCTCCATCACCGTGATTTCCTAGTGGGTGCACCCATACAGCAGAATATTTTCGACGGCGTAGAGAGGAGCAAACGAATGATTATGATACTTTCCAAACATTTCGTCAAAAGCGAGTGGTGTTTGCTTGAATTTCGTGCCGCACACCAGAAAGTTCTGGAAGATCGAATCAATTATTTGATAATCATCCTGTTCGATGACGTCGACATGGCCGAAGTCGATGACGAAATAAAACTGTACATGCGCACAAACACCTATCTCAGCGTAAAGAACAAGTGGTTTTGGGAAAAGCTCTTTTACGCCCTGCCACAGAATTTGAACAGAGAAACCGACGTGAAGGATTCTCACCGAAGCGCTCACGTAAATTCAACGGCGGACGAGGACAACGATCTGTCGAGTGAAAGAGCACAAGTATGA